Proteins from a single region of Halogeometricum borinquense DSM 11551:
- a CDS encoding universal stress protein: MYDDILLPTDGDESMDNVYAHTLDLAQRHDATVHILYVIDDRAFLTLASDVVDNVVSELEATGEEATTIALDRIESGDVEATAAIRRGNPAEEIIDYIEREDIDIVTMGTHGSNYQENMVGSVSARVVADAPVPVLTVNVNGSDE, from the coding sequence ATGTACGACGATATCCTGCTTCCCACGGACGGGGACGAGTCGATGGACAACGTGTACGCTCACACCCTCGATCTCGCACAGCGTCACGACGCAACCGTCCACATACTCTACGTCATCGACGACCGCGCGTTCCTCACACTCGCGTCTGATGTAGTTGACAACGTAGTTAGCGAACTCGAAGCGACCGGTGAAGAAGCCACCACCATCGCACTCGACCGAATCGAATCGGGCGACGTCGAAGCGACGGCGGCCATCCGACGCGGAAATCCCGCCGAGGAGATTATCGATTACATCGAAAGAGAGGACATCGACATCGTGACGATGGGAACGCACGGTTCGAACTATCAAGAGAACATGGTCGGAAGCGTCTCGGCCCGCGTCGTCGCCGACGCACCTGTGCCCGTCCTGACGGTGAACGTCAACGGATCCGACGAGTAA
- a CDS encoding ASCH domain-containing protein → MSNIDADDLLPNERVQQAVVNGDITQLTRGASNRYAEEGDAFDIDGETFTITSVEHRTLGDFTDEDAKREGSESLDAYKQRMKRVHPGDFEWDESSEVLTYRFERQH, encoded by the coding sequence ATGTCGAACATAGATGCGGACGACTTGCTCCCCAACGAACGCGTACAGCAGGCAGTCGTGAACGGCGACATCACCCAACTCACTCGTGGGGCGAGCAACCGCTACGCCGAAGAAGGCGACGCCTTCGATATCGACGGTGAGACGTTTACGATCACCAGCGTCGAGCATCGAACGCTCGGTGACTTCACCGACGAAGACGCAAAGCGCGAGGGATCTGAGTCGTTAGACGCGTACAAACAACGGATGAAACGCGTCCACCCCGGCGACTTCGAATGGGACGAAAGCAGCGAAGTGCTGACATACCGATTCGAGCGACAGCACTGA
- a CDS encoding S8 family serine peptidase — protein MKTGQTPTEFSRRSLLKTVGIGIASTGFIGTGSAQETSDNSRHVVGTKSRYGVDVAGQRADAVDKEIDFGKRGKAVVGDFSDEALAELESRDDVRYVERDVTVQTLGQSLPWGCTKVEADTTIRAGETGTGADVAVLDTGIESTHPDLTRTLGEGYAVVDSDRGEEPWNDDHTHGTHCAGTIGAVNNGQGVVGVAPGVTLHAIKALNGDGSGTGGDIAEGIRWAADQGYDVLSMSIGATSPSSVIEDAVKYAYDKGVLLVAAAGNEGPCDDCIHYPAAYDDVVAVSSTTIDDELSEFSSTGPEVDIAAPGSDITSTVIGGGYRAFSGTSMATPHVSGVGAVLMANGASNTEARKRLTETAEDIGLDQNEMGAGRLDAKAAILGDSDGGDGGSNAFEVVTTNASDVSQTSATLGGDLTGLGDYSSATVGVEYWVDGAEHDSATTVEVGSESSAGTFTTTVEELEADTDYQFRAYATADDDTVTGSAVAFSTSEPAEAPVVKTLSPTDIEHEEAELRGEVVSLGDADEVTPGFICWEKGDRDDAEYIEDFDTDEPEEFDEDIEDLDDGETYVAVATVTTPDGHRIEGNRITFVTAE, from the coding sequence ATGAAAACCGGACAGACCCCGACTGAATTTTCGCGGCGCTCACTGCTGAAGACGGTGGGTATCGGCATCGCTAGCACTGGATTCATTGGTACTGGATCAGCCCAAGAGACATCGGACAACTCCCGTCATGTTGTCGGTACGAAATCACGGTACGGGGTCGATGTCGCGGGGCAGCGAGCCGACGCCGTGGACAAAGAGATCGACTTCGGCAAACGCGGAAAGGCCGTTGTCGGTGATTTCAGTGACGAGGCACTGGCTGAACTCGAAAGCCGAGACGACGTTCGCTACGTTGAACGGGACGTTACGGTCCAAACGCTCGGTCAGTCGCTTCCATGGGGTTGCACGAAGGTCGAGGCGGACACGACCATTCGAGCCGGGGAAACTGGCACTGGTGCGGACGTTGCGGTTCTCGATACTGGAATCGAAAGCACTCACCCCGACCTCACACGGACGCTCGGTGAGGGATACGCAGTTGTGGACTCAGACCGGGGTGAGGAACCGTGGAACGACGATCACACCCACGGAACCCACTGTGCAGGGACTATCGGCGCGGTCAACAACGGACAGGGTGTCGTCGGCGTTGCGCCGGGTGTCACCCTCCACGCAATCAAAGCACTGAACGGAGATGGCAGCGGAACGGGTGGTGACATCGCAGAGGGAATCCGGTGGGCCGCCGACCAAGGGTACGACGTCCTCAGTATGAGTATCGGGGCGACATCCCCTTCCTCCGTAATCGAGGACGCGGTCAAATACGCTTACGACAAAGGTGTGTTACTCGTCGCGGCCGCTGGTAACGAGGGGCCGTGCGATGACTGCATCCACTACCCCGCGGCCTACGACGACGTAGTAGCCGTGAGTTCGACGACTATCGATGACGAACTGTCCGAGTTCTCCTCAACCGGCCCGGAGGTAGACATCGCCGCACCGGGATCCGACATCACGTCAACGGTGATCGGCGGCGGCTACAGAGCCTTTTCCGGGACGTCGATGGCGACACCCCACGTCTCGGGCGTCGGCGCTGTTTTGATGGCTAACGGGGCTTCGAACACGGAAGCGCGCAAGCGCCTCACGGAAACAGCCGAGGACATCGGTCTCGACCAGAACGAGATGGGCGCTGGCCGTCTCGATGCCAAAGCCGCCATACTCGGAGATAGCGACGGTGGCGATGGTGGCAGCAATGCGTTCGAGGTCGTGACGACAAACGCATCGGATGTGAGCCAGACCAGTGCAACGCTCGGCGGCGACCTCACCGGACTTGGCGATTACTCGTCGGCGACTGTCGGCGTCGAATACTGGGTCGATGGAGCGGAACACGACTCGGCAACCACTGTCGAGGTCGGTAGCGAATCGTCGGCCGGCACATTTACGACGACAGTTGAAGAACTGGAGGCGGACACCGACTACCAGTTCCGCGCGTACGCGACGGCTGACGACGATACCGTTACCGGGTCGGCTGTGGCCTTCTCCACGAGTGAACCAGCAGAAGCACCCGTCGTCAAGACGCTCTCGCCCACAGACATTGAACACGAGGAGGCGGAACTCCGCGGTGAAGTCGTCTCGCTCGGCGACGCCGACGAGGTGACGCCCGGCTTCATCTGCTGGGAGAAGGGCGACCGGGACGACGCGGAATATATCGAGGACTTCGACACCGACGAACCCGAGGAATTCGATGAAGACATCGAAGATCTCGATGACGGCGAGACGTACGTCGCCGTGGCGACAGTGACAACACCCGACGGCCACCGGATCGAAGGCAACCGCATCACGTTCGTGACTGCTGAGTGA
- a CDS encoding DUF7576 family protein has translation MTFCANCGDVIDRSEWYSFAARRDEDGVLQTYAFCSEHCRSEFLDEPIADPIDN, from the coding sequence ATGACCTTCTGTGCGAACTGTGGTGACGTGATCGACAGGAGTGAGTGGTACTCGTTTGCTGCCCGGCGCGATGAGGACGGAGTCCTCCAGACCTACGCGTTCTGTTCGGAGCACTGCCGATCCGAATTCCTTGATGAACCGATAGCGGATCCGATTGACAATTGA
- a CDS encoding bacterio-opsin activator domain-containing protein, with protein MEHENTFRVLLIDQDPDDAHFITHYLRKSQLQGVAESIDVTHTETLSEGEARLSGTEYDLVMVALGLPEYEDLETTRRIASQAPAVPIIVLAERSERDTAIQALQNGAQDYLIKDRIDIDQLLRSIRYAVTQKNHETEFAQRRNESAALNPVETLIREINTPLTDASTHKEVEQAICDCLTAESPYEFAAICSFSSEAGTFTPVTWAGCERDELDDAIEATEKLCEQDPLAMANRTQEVQFQNIPGELAAVSGETKTSDDQRKSVITVPLIFGSTVHGILTLFRGQSHSLSERERDAFGELGSIIGLWITAADRKEREQILTTLHHATRQLLHTETKSDVAELVVNTGRVILDLSHVAIFCIDETQNVLEPVAATPELAECAAENPSVGPDTTDSVVWDVFVSGDTALVEDLQTTDATFEMAQRTDAESGLFVPIGDRGVLVTLCGSVESFDTHTRKLVGMLAATTEAALKRIDHEMDLRERDQKLKDRNWKLTRLNWINKIIREIDQVLIQAASREEIEEAVCEKLNESGGFPFVWIGERDSISGSISPRAWVNNGSDYLDQVSFDIDDSSEPAVQTLTSGTMTVIPNVADNLREEPWRQKALTNGYQSVISIPLVYEDVRYGILTVYANQQSAFDELVREVLEELGCTVAYAINGIQRRRGTMSDEVTEIKLKIHESDSVLNRIARKANASVEFEAVIPQPGNKTRVLFSVATDSIEEILSVADEFISIESITHVRQTGEKQLFEATTTGSVVAQPLINYGTYPQEITADQSTIHAVIELPQFADVREVVELLENNYGKTELISRRDRERSRKTNREFITTFEEQLTERQYEVLRTAYESGFFEEPREITGQEVADLIGISQSTFNHHLRGAERKLFVSLFGDR; from the coding sequence ATGGAACACGAAAACACGTTTCGGGTACTCCTGATCGATCAAGACCCGGACGACGCCCACTTTATCACGCACTATCTCAGAAAATCTCAGTTGCAGGGTGTAGCAGAATCTATCGACGTAACACATACTGAGACGCTTTCTGAGGGGGAGGCGCGGCTATCCGGGACGGAGTACGACCTCGTGATGGTTGCCCTCGGTCTACCAGAGTATGAGGATTTAGAGACGACACGCCGAATCGCATCTCAAGCACCAGCGGTGCCGATAATCGTGTTAGCGGAGCGGAGCGAGCGCGATACGGCGATTCAGGCGCTCCAAAACGGCGCACAGGATTATTTAATCAAGGATCGTATCGACATTGACCAACTCCTGCGGTCGATTCGATACGCGGTAACGCAGAAAAACCACGAGACGGAATTCGCTCAGCGACGAAACGAATCGGCGGCGCTGAACCCAGTTGAAACACTCATCCGAGAGATCAACACGCCGCTCACCGATGCATCGACCCATAAAGAAGTCGAACAAGCGATCTGTGACTGTCTTACCGCTGAGTCGCCGTACGAATTTGCCGCGATTTGCAGTTTCAGCTCAGAAGCCGGGACGTTCACACCAGTCACATGGGCGGGATGTGAGAGAGACGAACTCGATGACGCGATAGAAGCCACCGAGAAACTGTGCGAGCAGGATCCGCTGGCGATGGCGAACCGAACCCAAGAGGTGCAGTTTCAGAATATCCCGGGAGAGTTAGCCGCTGTATCGGGAGAAACCAAAACGTCCGACGACCAACGCAAGAGCGTCATTACAGTTCCGCTGATCTTCGGTTCGACCGTCCACGGGATATTGACGCTTTTTCGCGGTCAATCACACAGCCTCAGCGAGCGAGAACGGGACGCATTCGGCGAACTCGGTTCGATCATCGGTCTCTGGATTACCGCGGCTGATCGGAAAGAGCGTGAACAGATACTCACGACGCTCCATCACGCCACCAGACAACTACTCCACACCGAAACCAAATCCGATGTCGCCGAACTCGTCGTCAACACCGGAAGAGTGATCCTCGATCTCTCTCACGTCGCTATCTTCTGTATAGACGAGACACAGAACGTCTTAGAGCCGGTCGCAGCGACGCCGGAGTTGGCTGAATGCGCCGCTGAGAACCCATCTGTCGGACCCGACACCACCGATTCGGTCGTCTGGGATGTCTTCGTGAGTGGCGACACAGCACTCGTAGAAGATCTGCAAACCACCGACGCAACGTTCGAGATGGCACAGCGGACAGACGCAGAAAGCGGTCTCTTTGTCCCAATCGGTGACCGGGGCGTCCTCGTTACGCTCTGCGGTTCTGTCGAATCGTTCGACACGCATACTCGCAAGCTCGTCGGCATGCTAGCGGCAACGACTGAAGCCGCGCTCAAGCGGATAGACCACGAGATGGATCTTCGTGAGCGAGATCAGAAGCTCAAAGATCGAAACTGGAAGCTCACACGACTCAACTGGATCAATAAGATCATCCGAGAAATCGATCAGGTGCTCATACAAGCAGCGTCACGCGAGGAGATCGAAGAGGCCGTCTGCGAGAAACTGAACGAAAGCGGGGGGTTTCCGTTCGTCTGGATCGGCGAACGAGATTCGATCTCTGGATCGATCAGCCCACGAGCGTGGGTCAACAACGGAAGCGACTATCTCGATCAGGTCTCGTTCGACATCGACGACTCTAGCGAGCCAGCAGTCCAAACGCTGACGTCAGGGACGATGACGGTGATCCCGAACGTGGCTGACAATCTCCGGGAAGAACCTTGGCGACAGAAAGCCCTCACTAACGGGTACCAGTCCGTCATCAGCATCCCGCTCGTGTACGAAGACGTCCGATACGGGATACTGACGGTGTACGCAAATCAGCAGTCAGCGTTCGACGAACTGGTCAGGGAGGTTCTCGAAGAGTTAGGATGCACCGTCGCCTACGCGATCAACGGGATTCAGCGGCGACGAGGGACGATGTCGGACGAGGTGACTGAGATCAAACTGAAGATTCACGAATCAGATAGCGTCTTGAATCGGATCGCCCGGAAGGCAAACGCAAGCGTCGAGTTCGAGGCGGTTATTCCACAACCCGGCAATAAAACACGTGTCCTGTTCAGCGTGGCAACCGACTCGATTGAGGAGATTCTCTCGGTCGCAGACGAGTTCATCTCGATTGAGTCGATCACGCACGTCCGACAAACGGGTGAAAAGCAGTTATTCGAGGCAACAACCACGGGGTCCGTCGTTGCGCAACCGCTTATCAACTACGGCACGTACCCACAGGAGATAACGGCCGACCAATCAACGATACACGCGGTAATTGAGCTTCCGCAGTTTGCAGATGTTCGTGAGGTTGTCGAACTGCTGGAGAACAACTACGGCAAGACGGAGTTGATTAGCCGACGAGACCGTGAACGGTCGCGGAAAACGAACCGAGAATTCATCACGACCTTCGAAGAGCAACTGACCGAACGCCAGTACGAAGTGCTTCGAACAGCGTACGAGAGCGGATTTTTCGAAGAGCCGCGGGAGATCACTGGGCAGGAAGTCGCAGATCTAATCGGCATCTCCCAATCGACGTTCAATCATCACCTCAGAGGAGCCGAGCGCAAACTATTCGTGTCGCTGTTTGGAGACCGGTAA
- a CDS encoding DUF7509 family protein, translating to MTVEITRNLIAERLGRVKYDRFLFYLMGPYKSFNLNYVLSEEERSEIDIEDLPGPLRRLFQSKDDIDAAQALLRRIQGELRVNPGVNAFLALDVDVDTDDVDAATQSIEYTRCSNATAFLLPFLGHNFGVGEEAGSILEALSETHGDRLIFVHEDDVTSAMIRSARVRWDLRVETYETEEELVSKLRFFAGGIMQRERRGNLSRLD from the coding sequence ATGACTGTGGAGATCACGCGCAACCTAATCGCCGAACGGTTGGGCCGCGTGAAGTACGACCGGTTCCTCTTCTATCTGATGGGACCGTACAAGTCATTCAATCTCAACTACGTACTCAGCGAAGAGGAGCGCAGTGAGATTGATATCGAAGATCTCCCAGGGCCCTTGCGCCGCCTCTTCCAGAGCAAAGACGACATCGACGCGGCGCAGGCGCTCTTGCGACGGATACAGGGCGAACTTCGCGTGAATCCCGGGGTAAACGCATTTCTAGCACTCGACGTAGATGTAGATACCGACGACGTGGACGCGGCAACCCAGAGCATCGAATACACGAGATGTAGTAACGCGACTGCGTTCTTGCTGCCGTTTCTGGGACACAACTTCGGTGTTGGAGAGGAGGCAGGGAGTATTCTTGAAGCACTTTCAGAAACCCACGGAGACCGGTTAATCTTCGTCCACGAGGACGACGTTACGAGTGCGATGATTCGGTCAGCACGGGTACGGTGGGACTTACGAGTGGAAACGTACGAGACGGAGGAAGAACTCGTTTCGAAACTCCGGTTCTTCGCTGGCGGCATCATGCAGCGTGAACGTCGGGGCAATCTGAGTCGGTTAGACTGA
- a CDS encoding winged helix-turn-helix domain-containing protein — translation MATNHSHPVRGGVPEDPEDLLPEDSVLSLDEYLAMHAAVGHRTRYEVLYRLVHSGDMSPKELEEAIDIDDSTLHYHLNKLVDVGLVEKRQLTERGQDGLYTYYRATVFGEVTLTEGVDELIRGEQEFEAMYDSSNES, via the coding sequence ATGGCGACGAATCACTCACACCCAGTCCGCGGCGGCGTCCCAGAGGACCCTGAAGATCTCTTGCCGGAGGATAGCGTCCTCAGCCTCGACGAGTATCTTGCGATGCACGCCGCCGTCGGACACAGGACCCGCTACGAAGTTCTTTACCGACTCGTCCACAGCGGTGACATGAGCCCCAAGGAACTGGAGGAAGCGATAGATATCGATGATAGCACCCTCCACTATCATCTCAACAAACTCGTTGATGTTGGCCTCGTTGAGAAACGTCAGCTAACCGAGCGGGGACAAGACGGTCTCTACACGTACTACCGAGCGACCGTATTCGGTGAAGTGACGCTCACCGAGGGCGTCGATGAGTTGATCCGCGGGGAACAAGAATTTGAAGCAATGTACGACAGTTCGAATGAGAGCTAA
- a CDS encoding RNA ligase family protein, whose translation MKNFPPLPAIENAPDELLDGGHLWILELVDGEPLRFRLDESGLIRFGDETRVYDDSDAVPDRYQHAIRYIRENLDREVLRRAVTDVEDITFFGVATHHRTIEYDWERTPSFLGYDVWSSDVDEFRPPDAAEQIFEQLGLRPANAVEKERNTRDFDPDSYTIPHSAWYDGPTKGVVVRNKRGNRGKLSHPGFREKTNVEPADGSAAELAAKFATPRRIETVESRLSEHNRPVTFESVYERVLEAILREEHARLDQRANDLDMAAFRSELAAVIREDLDG comes from the coding sequence ATGAAGAACTTCCCACCACTCCCCGCTATCGAGAACGCTCCCGACGAACTCCTTGACGGCGGTCATCTCTGGATACTCGAACTGGTCGATGGGGAACCGCTTCGCTTCCGCCTCGACGAGTCAGGATTGATTCGATTCGGGGACGAAACCCGCGTCTACGACGACTCGGATGCCGTCCCCGACCGGTATCAGCATGCCATCCGTTACATCAGGGAGAACCTCGACCGCGAGGTACTTCGGCGGGCAGTCACTGATGTCGAGGATATTACCTTCTTCGGTGTGGCGACCCACCACCGGACGATCGAATACGACTGGGAACGCACGCCGTCGTTTCTCGGCTACGACGTGTGGTCATCCGATGTAGACGAGTTTCGGCCGCCGGACGCCGCCGAGCAGATTTTCGAGCAACTCGGACTCCGGCCCGCGAATGCCGTCGAAAAAGAGCGAAACACACGCGACTTCGATCCCGACTCGTACACGATTCCACACTCTGCGTGGTACGATGGCCCCACTAAAGGCGTCGTCGTTCGAAACAAGCGAGGGAATCGTGGGAAACTATCACACCCCGGATTTCGTGAGAAAACGAACGTGGAACCAGCCGACGGATCGGCCGCAGAACTCGCCGCGAAATTCGCCACCCCGCGGCGGATCGAGACGGTCGAATCACGTCTCTCCGAACACAACCGACCGGTTACGTTCGAGTCAGTGTACGAGCGTGTACTGGAAGCAATTCTCCGCGAAGAACACGCCCGACTCGATCAGCGGGCGAACGACCTCGATATGGCGGCGTTTCGATCCGAACTCGCCGCAGTCATTCGAGAGGACCTCGACGGTTGA